The following are encoded together in the Neomonachus schauinslandi chromosome 15, ASM220157v2, whole genome shotgun sequence genome:
- the COPZ2 gene encoding coatomer subunit zeta-2 isoform X1 gives MQRPEAWPRLHPGEGAAAAQAGGPAPPARAGEPAGLRLQEPSLYTIKAVFILDNDGHRLLAKYYDETFPSLKEQMAFEKNVFNKTSRTDSEIAFFGGMTIIYKSSIDLFLYVVGSSHENELMLMSVLTCLFESLSHVLRKNVEKRWLLENMDGAFLVLDEIVDGGVILESDPQQVIQKVNFRADDSSLTEQSVAQVLQSAKEQIKWSLLK, from the exons ATGCAGCGGCCGGAGGCCTGGCCACGTCTGCACCCGGGGGAGGGGGCCGCGGCGGCCCAGGCCGGGGGCCCGGCGCCGCCCGCTCGAGCCGGGGAGCCGGCGGGGCTGCGG TTGCAGGAACCTTCCCTCTACACCATCAAGGCTGTTTTCATCCTAGATAATGACGGACACCGCCTCCTGGCCAAG TATTATGATGAGACATTCCCCTCCTTGAAGGAGCAGATGGCCTTCGAGAAAAATGTCTTCAACAAGACCAGCCGGACTGACA GTGAGATTGCATTTTTCGGGGGCATGACAATCATCTACAAGAGCAGCATTGACCTCTTCCTGTATGTGGTGGGCTCCTCCCACGAGAATGAG CTGATGCTCATGTCTGTTCTCACCTGCCTGTTTGAGTCCCTGAGCCATGTGTTAAG GAAGAATGTGGAGAAGCGCTGGTTGCTGGAGAACATGGATGGAGCCTTCCTGGTACTGGACGAGATTGTGGACGGCGG CGTGATTCTGGAGAGTGACCCTCAGCAAGTGATCCAGAAAGTGAATTTTAGG GCCGATGACAGCAGCCTGACCGAACAGAGTGTGGCCCAG GTTCTTCAGTCTGCCAAGGAACAAATTAAATGGTCGTTACTGAAATGA
- the COPZ2 gene encoding coatomer subunit zeta-2 isoform X2, producing the protein MQRPEAWPRLHPGEGAAAAQAGGPAPPARAGEPAGLREPSLYTIKAVFILDNDGHRLLAKYYDETFPSLKEQMAFEKNVFNKTSRTDSEIAFFGGMTIIYKSSIDLFLYVVGSSHENELMLMSVLTCLFESLSHVLRKNVEKRWLLENMDGAFLVLDEIVDGGVILESDPQQVIQKVNFRADDSSLTEQSVAQVLQSAKEQIKWSLLK; encoded by the exons ATGCAGCGGCCGGAGGCCTGGCCACGTCTGCACCCGGGGGAGGGGGCCGCGGCGGCCCAGGCCGGGGGCCCGGCGCCGCCCGCTCGAGCCGGGGAGCCGGCGGGGCTGCGG GAACCTTCCCTCTACACCATCAAGGCTGTTTTCATCCTAGATAATGACGGACACCGCCTCCTGGCCAAG TATTATGATGAGACATTCCCCTCCTTGAAGGAGCAGATGGCCTTCGAGAAAAATGTCTTCAACAAGACCAGCCGGACTGACA GTGAGATTGCATTTTTCGGGGGCATGACAATCATCTACAAGAGCAGCATTGACCTCTTCCTGTATGTGGTGGGCTCCTCCCACGAGAATGAG CTGATGCTCATGTCTGTTCTCACCTGCCTGTTTGAGTCCCTGAGCCATGTGTTAAG GAAGAATGTGGAGAAGCGCTGGTTGCTGGAGAACATGGATGGAGCCTTCCTGGTACTGGACGAGATTGTGGACGGCGG CGTGATTCTGGAGAGTGACCCTCAGCAAGTGATCCAGAAAGTGAATTTTAGG GCCGATGACAGCAGCCTGACCGAACAGAGTGTGGCCCAG GTTCTTCAGTCTGCCAAGGAACAAATTAAATGGTCGTTACTGAAATGA